The Watersipora subatra chromosome 7, tzWatSuba1.1, whole genome shotgun sequence genomic interval TCTTAAAAATTAGTATTTTCCTCATTATACCAAATCCAAATAAATCTGATTTTTACAATGAACGGTATCGTATGTAAAACTTATTTAATACACACCAGGTCTTTTCGTATCCAGTTTCCCATCTGTAATTCGCATCACTAGTGCTCGGTTCTAAATCATCGCCAACATTGTTAGTAGTTTTGTACATAGACATGACGGACCATTAGCAAAAACAGCACAAACGAAAATGTTACAATGCTAATAGTCAGCAGTGATACGGGTGTACTCGGTGGGTCTAGCGCGGCTTTGGACATAAGAAAATTCGGAATGGGTTCGCGCTTTCGATGACCTTTGCCATTTGCATTTGCCAATAAAAATTTGGCTCGGCTCTTgacaaccaataaaaaattagtaaaataagCTAGGTTCGTGACcataaattattaaatgttcGCGACCACAggtaaaataatttgaaattttacAGCCACCGGAACTACGTGCCAACTTTTTCTTTGCTCGCTGTGTACACGACGCCTACAATTGCATAAAATGTCGCTTCTATGCAGCTTATAAAATGTAGTAATTACTTGCAATCGTATTATCATATGACGGAAATTTTATTGATGTCAGTTTCTCAAAAACAGGACTAAAGGTTAGGAAAGTTACTTTTACTAATGAATTCGAGCTAGTAATATTAATGTAACTTGTATCTGCCAAGGAACTTGCCTCTGTGCTGCTACTGAAACATGTGCTGCAGAACTTTAAAATAGTTGTTGGGTGGAGAGTATCCACGGGTACTACACGCATGTAGTATTTGAGAGAGAATCTATTTGTCAAAAGTTGACATTTCACATAAATTTGTGTGGTAATACTGAACTTTTTATCGTGGGAAGCGCCTGGTGATAATAGGTAAAGTGACGAGCTGAATTCTTATATAGTATTTAACATGAGCACGTAGCGTGAGCTTAAAGTTCACGTAACGAAATTTCAAGCTGacaacaccaatttagacagtggtGCTAGTATTCAGGttatagaagttgagtcatctgccactgctctaaacactagcaatgcatctgcattatgctctgctctacactactaCACCACTAATCACTGGGATAAAAACTCCTACTTTACATCAAGTTGTATGGGATatgttcactttatgtgataagatttctacTCTGTATTTCTTCAATCGTGTTTGACTAAAgattcattctgaaatttccatgttttttctttttttttcttgtaacaactcccacagtaccatctttaagagatgattccacatatgtatgttcaatactcaatcatgcagctatagtaggtgatgttaattagacttgaaattgcaaaaaccttggtcaaattataaaaaaactataaaaaccagtttaaaccaaaaacctggtttttttataaaaaccgtGGCTTTTCCCAACCCTGCTTGGTGTGACAGTTAAATAAGAATGTGATCATGTATTTCTTCTTTCCTACTGCTCAAACTCCTCGACACACCGTTATCACATAACGTCCAGCTATTCAAACGAGCTAACAATAAGTCAATAATCTACTAAAGGAAAAATAACACAAGTAATTTAACCATTAAAAATAGTAGAAAACCAGtatttacaaattatataaagAATGTTATATAAACAAGGCATAAACCATAGCCTCACTTGGCTGTAATTACATTATCTGTTGTGATCTATTAATTTATACAATATCAGTAGGTACAAGGAGATCTGAGTTAGAGTCTCAGTTTTATATTAGTGTGACTAGACTAGAAATCTGCTCGACTATAGCACATTTTCCAAATCATAATGGTGTGTAGAAAGCTCTGTACAAACAAATACTTTCTCTTTATACCTTCTGAGACACTGTTAGAAAAGGTTTCTCATGACAAATCTGTGACGCAAAGCAAGTTACAATAATGCTTTAGACCTTTGTGACATGAGCATTAAATTTGGTCATGCATTAAGAAGGCAAGGTTACAGACCAGACATGGAGTATTTTCTAGCacttttttttaatgaaaatcgTAATTATTCCCATAGTGGTCTAAAACAATATGGAATGGTTTTATGTGCAATTGTTGTGGAAGTGGTGTAAAAGGTAATTAAATTTTGGTGATTATATGATTGCATCTATTGTTTCAACGATTTGCTATTTATTATCATGTTAATGCTGCACAATTACTATAAAGTTATCTCAAAGCTTAAAAAGCGATTGATCTATGAATACACAGCTGTCTATCAGTCGGAGTCTTTACAGCGAGTCTTACACTACCAATAAGTCTTGTCTGCTAACCCCTTTTCCCACCAATGCACTTCAGTTCTTCTTTATCATATTTATTCTCTACACTAACTTTTTCTTGTCAAATACTGATTACTTCAGCCATTTGTTATTGTAGCCTATTATAGGttttttacaacatttaccactaCGTTAGGAGTCTGTTTACTAtttcacaaattaaaatattttaataattttagtttGTGAAAAAAGCTTAGATTATGTGTGAGCGATCACTCGGAGATCGAGCACGGTGTTTGCTTAGAGAGGCTGTGTGTGTTTTGAGAGTATTGTTGCACAAACACTGTCTCTATGGTTTTGGCTGGTCATGTCAGAGTCCAGTGGCGAGGGAACCTCAACAGCCGGAGACACATCCGGTTGCAGGGAGCATATTTTAGGGGCTATGTCATCCCTGTCATCACTAGTTGCCTTTTTTGGGAGTCGAACCCGACCTCTTGCTTGCGTGTCAGTCTTCTAGTAGTTTTCCGGTCAGCTGTTGTTATTTGTTATCCTAGGACAGCCACAGCAGAGGTATGCCTATTTGGTTATGCATTTAAATCTCGCTCACCCTTATCAACTCCGCATTCTACCGTACGATGTATATGGAAACTTGAAGCAAGTCCTATAGCCTCTTATGGATGGCTAAAAGATACTTTGATTTCTCTGTGCATTTCATCAACAATGAAATGTGCATAGATTTTTTTCTTAATGTTAACTGTTTACCCAACTGACTGCAACTCGGAAGGTCTAACTAAACCTAGTAATTAATCTCCTTGTATGATTTTAGGTGCTCAATGCATACCGAAATAGCTTGATCCTATGGCTGTTATACTCCTTAGGAGACGGTCCACAGTGTATGGCCTGATTGTAGCTGCAATCATCACTGCTATAATCATCACTGTCTACTTGACTTCTTATCATGTCTATTTACCAACCGCTAAAATAAGGATAGTAGATCCGGTATCAGCTGTTCAGGTCCTTGAAAACAACCCAATAAGTGGTAGAACAGTCCTCAACGCCAGCTCGGGGAGCCATGAAGGTGATAATATGCTTACAAACGCAGAGATGTACTCAAATATAAAGAGGAAAAAATATGTGTGAGTTAACACACTGTATTATTGTTCTTGACATCtttatgttttttaatttgcggtatgatataatttgacatatgaaatttttttaaatgttaggGGATGTGGGAAAAATACTGCCATTTCATAGCATTTATTGCATTATAAAATTGAGCAACTGCATTTATTTAAAACTCTATTAACGAAATATTGATCTTTTGAGACATGTCACCTAGATATTCTGTATCTACTTTGCAATAAGTATCAAATGTATAATGTGCCAAACCATATAGGCTTTACCAAAAGATACCAGTGAGCAAAGAGAGGTTTGCACATTTTAGGGTATATATTACTCGCTatatttatgataaaaactGGTGGTCTTGATTGAAAGTTGAGTCGAAACAAGTTCCTACTTTGTATCATCCGAGTTCTatgcaaataaaacaatgactCTCATCCATTGTCAACCTATATATGATTGCTACAAGTGTCTTATGCACTTGTAAAACAAATTAGTGGCGAAAATAATAGAGGTGTTGCTAGGTTTGTTATGTAGGCCTAAATGCATGAAACAGACTACTTTGCTaaattgagaagacaactcttataATAGACATTTATCCGCAAGTTTTGAgtgaaaaacttttttgtaagGCGTATGTAGTTACTACCAGGTCATCCCTGTTATGTGCTCACTACCTAGACAATACAATTAGCAGTAGGCAAGTGGCATGACCTACTAGTAGCTGTCGTGTGCTATTCTTATCGTGCCTACCTACTTCACCCCTCACTAAATTGTTTACAATTTGTAGATGAAGCTAAATATGTAAGTACAGATCCAAATTGAATAAATTGAGTGAAATATTTTCGAATGCAGAACTTATGTTTCCCCTATAGTTTtactatatttacatgtattatagtAACCTGGTACACGGAAAGTTAGgtgtaataattaattaatcacACTAATTTTCCTTAGTCTGGCTGGCACGCATTTGGCGCAGATGGTAGAGTGTCGGTCTAGCAAGCTGAATGTTTCTAGTTTAAATCCTGttcaaagcaatcttttttccttaCATTGAAACGAAACTACAGACAGATGAACGcggctgttattatagtaaagattaatgtTTTTACGTAACTATGAAAAGAATATCCTTTAAAGTGTTGCTTTTTCTGTAAAAAAGAGAATCCAAAGAAACATGAGGTCGATGAATGGTTCCTTGAGCAACTTTTACTGAGGAGTTTATTGTCTCTCAAATTTGGAAAACTGCTAAGGAACATAAAATCTTGAATGCATATTGGAAAATAGAAGTTGTTTGCATTTCTATAATTTTTGGTTGGTAAATACTATTAGAATCATATTGTTTTCAAGAGCTTGTAGGTAACTGCAAGGTTTGGTGGCTTGTCATGTGCATGAGCTGTGTAAATGCATGCCTAGGGAGTGAGATCGTTTTATTAAAACAAGTAGGAGGGAAGGTATATTTTACACAAGTCACTGGCAGGAGATTCTTTTGTTAAAGATGGTTCTATTACATGTTTACGTTTCAAAGAAGAATGTAACCAACGCGTTGTTAGGCCTCTGGATGGCCGAGTGAAATTCTGGCTTGCTATAAGTACTGTTTGTGGACCAATTAACTAGAGTGTGATAAAAGTGCAGCGTCAGTACTTTTAATAATAAGCCAACTAGACGGCGATATCAGTTTGGAATTACATAACGGAAGGAATTGTCTTCCCATATAGCAGGTGGCAGGTTGGTAGCAATCATAGATCAACCGCTGTTGAAGTTTAACTACGCattgaaaataatatatttcCTGTCGTTTTGCCTACTTTCTGTATTATTTGGTTTGGATAAGGTTGTTGATACCAGCAGAGTATTCTACTAGAATACTTCTAGCTTTCATCGGTTACATGGTTTCTCGCAGTATGAAGCTTGATGGCTTAATTGTTTTTGTCTGCACTACATGGCATTTCTTATATTCCTAAATTACTTAAATTCaagtatttaatattttttattgactGAAGAACGAGAGCCTTTGTGAGAACACAACTCCCAATTACTAGTAAATAGCTTACGCTGCCAACTATGTAGTCACATCTCTAAAGCTCTAATTCTTCTCTTAGCTTATTGGTAATGAGGAATTTTAAAGCTGATCAGTTATGTTTGTTTGAGTACTAACTACATTTGTTTATATATCCGCTAGCACTTGCATCATCCTCAGATAATAATACGCGTGATGTAGGCTATTTGGTTTTCCCGCATTCATATTGTAGTAGAAATATAGCAACCACAGTATACCTTTTATTTCTAAAAAGATTAAAGTGCTTTTACAATTTATCAAGAgtcacaaacattttttttaactttaaaaatgcAATTACTATCTAATTTAAATTGAAATGAAGAATGAGGAGCTAAATTTAAAGTTAACATCAATAATTAGCTGTGGCTATacagtatttaaaaaattatccaGTGCTGTTTAATTACCAAAGTAATATAAGttagcaataattttatttgtagcATCACAAGTTGTTTGAACGCTCAAGCTCCTGCTTGCATTAAACACTAAAATGATTCATCTTGTATCAATGCGGCAAAGTAAACATGTACACAACTGCCTTACTtgatttgtcttctctttgctAGAAGACAATCTCTCCGTACCTCTATTCCAGCAAAGGCAGCACGGAAGAAGGAAGTGAAAGGTTACACGGAAGTGAAGTATGAAAATGATTTATTCCATGGGCGTTGTTATAACTTTCCTAAAACTAAGAGAGTTACCCATCCATTATCAGCGTCTGAAATAGCTCAGTCACTCGGACGACATTTTGACATCTCAAAAAGAACTCTACAGGATATAACCGAGGCTGTACAAATGAATTTAGTTAGCATCAATAAGAGTGACATAGATAACATAAAGGTGGTGTTAGGCTATCACGGTTACGAACACACTCCACACTATACATGGTATAACTTCTCTCACTGTGAATATACAAACTGCATTCCACTAAACCCTCATCGTTCAATCGAGCATCCGATGGCACCAGACAACGTGGCGAAAGCTGCTAGTATCATTCTCTTCAATCTTGTAGAGATGTATCACGGAGATACCTTGCTCAAAATTCCCCGTCGTACTGATCAGTATTTTGGAGTTACTTCGTTGGAGTCAACAGGGTACTCGTTCAACTTGATGCCTCCTACTCTCAATGGGCTAATGAACTTTACTGCCACCTACAGCCGTAGGTCTACTGTTCCTGAATGGCACATATTTAAGGCGTGTATGGATAAGAGAACTACAAAGCTTCCAACTAGAAATTACTCAGAAGGCAAATCCAAAGGTGCAATCGCATATGTTAGCAATTGTATGTCTATGCAATATAATAGGCTTTCATTAATGAAAATGCTGAAGTCATACATTCCTGTTGACATATATGGTGGATGCGGGAAGCCCGATCCATGCAGGGGTCATTCAGATCCTGGGCAATGCTCCCGAGATCTTCATAAGCAATACCATTTTTAtcttagttttgaaaattcccTCTGCGAAGACTACATTTCTGAGAAGTTCTGGGATAGATTATCGGAGGCTACATACATGCTTCCTGTTGCTATGGGAGGCCTGACTGTGCACGAGTACAGCGAGCAAGCTCCCAACCAGTCGTTTCTGCACGTTCGTAATTTTACTAGTATCGAGAGTCTTGGGAAATATCTTCACATTTTGATGAAAAATCCTGAGTCATATAATGCATACCACAGATGGCGGGAAGAGTGGGATGTGTATAAGCGGCCCATATACACACGATTTCCCTCGTGCGACTTGTGCAGGATAGCCAATGAGCAGCCATATATGCCCTCAGATCCTAACCTCTCCACCAAATACAACGATCCATCTCTCTGCAAGAATTATGAGCCTTTGTGactgttaaatttattttacggttTCTCGAAAATCTTATATCATGCATTAGCTGCTCATTTTGCTGAGTTCCTGTGTTGTCATACcttaaatgatatttttaactttgctctATTTGCATCTCAAGGTCGCATTATATAGTAAACCATTCTCTGTATCTCCTTGCTCACTTTTATTCAAGATATTAGTTTGTCGCATTAGCCATGCAAACAACtatgtataattattttagtttaaCAGTTTCAATTTGTGTATGGTCGATTTACCAGTTAATTTATGGTCAGCTGACCAATTTATATAGGTCAACTTCAATTGTTCTCcaatatatttttcattgaTCGCCCTGTTTTGTGTTTTGTCTTGCAGCGAGTTGAAAACTAAATGGCTAGCCAGCCTGTCTAATGACTGCAAAATCCTGGTTCCAAAACAATATAAGGTACATGCATCTTCTAATTGTAGGTTTAAAATTCTGTGCAACTGTCAATGTATGTCAGAGATACTAAATTATTTCAGCAAATGGTAACATGTACAGCGAGGCATTCGGTGACACTAAACCTCCTAAGGGTTGTGAAGCAAATTTAGATTTCAAAACTCAGTCAGATTGAGAGCCAACAGCTTGAAAATTGGTTGCGGTGCGAGAATGAGAGCCTAATCGTTCGCAATATGTATTTGCAATTTTCATTTGTTGAAACTGTTCAATTGACTTCACAAGCTGTCTATTGGACATACAACACTATTTTACCTATTTGAAGTGcatgcatcaaattaaaaataaatggttTCCTTTTCCTGCCCAGCGCCGTTTCATGTTGTCAGTGATGCGTGAGGTGCTATGATATTAAAGGGCTAATCCATGCATCTTATTGTTCCCACAAGCGCATTGGCTATGGATTATAAAGGTAATGAAGTGTGGCAGATGTATCAGCACTTATCACAGTctgagtgtatgtacagtgtcaTGCTAGGTAAGTAACTATACTTTCTGACTTACATCACCGCTGAATCACTAGTTCCGTTCCAGCGaacaaaaaaggttttttaagTCTGTGCGCTAAATACTCCTTTGGTTAATGAATTGTGTAGCATTTCCGTGATTAGCTGATACGGTTGCATGACTATGTCACTCGGTGATCAGCTAACTGAACAAATAGATGTCACTGATCCTCAAATTTTTGTGCAGAAGAAATTAGTCGCGAGTCGAGGAAACATTGATCATGATACTAAAATATAGTTTGCTTTGTTTGTCATATCTACTGCTTTATGTACAATCTCAACAAGTTGTGGTGAACAGCGGAACACAGCTGACACCAGAGGAAATTGCAGAGGTAGGTCATAGTTTATTACAAAGTTTAAGTTTCGAgaataatactaatatatagCATATTCTGTGTCTAGACTCGCTCCAAAGGTACACTAAACTGATTGCAATAAGTTGGAAACGTCAAAAAATATATCGGATAATATTGAGGGATTTTTGCTAAACTTGATATGTAATgtctttttacaaaaaaaaagataaaataataatcagaaattaaattatcaaaaatataGTTTCATATATGTCTTAGTAATAAAATTGACTTATTGTTAACAATCGGCAAATAGTTttgatacatgtatgtgtaaccTATGTTTTGATTTTAAGTGTTTACAATGACAAAGTAAGAGTACATCATTTGTTTCTAAAATTCTTTTTTGTTCTGTTATTATGCTATTTTTATGTTGCAATCTTCAGCAGAACATCAACAATGATCATTTTAAGCTATAAGGACAGCTTTCATGTAGATGACACTCGTTCTTGACTGCATCTCATCCACTGACTGCATGTTATTACATCTTGTCTCTAGATAGAAAGATCCTATGAGGATTTTGTAAAAAAGAACAGAGTGAGAAACACAGATAGTTCAAGGTCATCCGGGAGAAAGACTCAGGCTCAGGGAAACTCCCAGCCTAGTAGGGTAAGATATTTTTCTCAAGTACAAAAAGTCAAAATACACATAGACAGGTACAAAGTGAAAGTATACACTTGAATGTTCTTTGTTTTGCTGTTGATGCTTGTTTCACTTTGAATATTACTATATTGCACTTTCAATTACTTGTTTCTATTATTCCATAATATGACATTTGATAAGATCTGTAAAGCTACGTGTGAGTTTACATTTCAGCACTGCCGATGTCCAAGTCTGTGTTATTTTGCTGCCAGCACTGTTTTATAGAGGGTaagaacatgtatatatagtgaaTGCATTTTACAGGAAGATGTTCAGAATGACCGCAGTTTGTCACGAATTTCACTCATCACCCTGGGAACTGTcaattttaacaatattataCCAGGAGTTGAGAGAGGGGATGTTTTTCCGAGTCCCAATGACAGAGAATATCGAACAACTACAGTAAGTGTGTCTACCATTCGTAGGTATGTAGCAATGACACCTACAGTAAGTGTTCCAATCATTCGTAGACCTGTGGCAAACTCACCTACAGTAAGTACTTCCTTATTCATAAACCTGTAGCAATGTCCCAAACAGTAAGTGTGTCCACCATTCATAGATCTGTTGAAATGTTATCTACAGTGAGTGTGTCTGCAATTCTTGAACCTGGCAACGACACTTCAGTAAGTGTGTCAACTATTCTTAGATATGAAGCAATGACACCAAGTATCTCCCTGTAAATTGGCTGTCTCACTGAAGTAATTTCAGTTAGACATACACTTGTGTTTGCAAAAGGtaagtttat includes:
- the LOC137399841 gene encoding alpha-(1,3)-fucosyltransferase fut-6-like isoform X1, whose translation is MAVILLRRRSTVYGLIVAAIITAIIITVYLTSYHVYLPTAKIRIVDPVSAVQVLENNPISGRTVLNASSGSHEGDNMLTNAEMYSNIKRKKYVRQSLRTSIPAKAARKKEVKGYTEVKYENDLFHGRCYNFPKTKRVTHPLSASEIAQSLGRHFDISKRTLQDITEAVQMNLVSINKSDIDNIKVVLGYHGYEHTPHYTWYNFSHCEYTNCIPLNPHRSIEHPMAPDNVAKAASIILFNLVEMYHGDTLLKIPRRTDQYFGVTSLESTGYSFNLMPPTLNGLMNFTATYSRRSTVPEWHIFKACMDKRTTKLPTRNYSEGKSKGAIAYVSNCMSMQYNRLSLMKMLKSYIPVDIYGGCGKPDPCRGHSDPGQCSRDLHKQYHFYLSFENSLCEDYISEKFWDRLSEATYMLPVAMGGLTVHEYSEQAPNQSFLHVRNFTSIESLGKYLHILMKNPESYNAYHRWREEWDVYKRPIYTRFPSCDLCRIANEQPYMPSDPNLSTKYNDPSLCKNYEPL
- the LOC137399841 gene encoding alpha-(1,3)-fucosyltransferase fut-6-like isoform X2; this translates as MAVILLRRRSTVYGLIVAAIITAIIITVYLTSYHVYLPTAKIRIVDPVSAVQVLENNPISGRTVLNASSGSHEAKAARKKEVKGYTEVKYENDLFHGRCYNFPKTKRVTHPLSASEIAQSLGRHFDISKRTLQDITEAVQMNLVSINKSDIDNIKVVLGYHGYEHTPHYTWYNFSHCEYTNCIPLNPHRSIEHPMAPDNVAKAASIILFNLVEMYHGDTLLKIPRRTDQYFGVTSLESTGYSFNLMPPTLNGLMNFTATYSRRSTVPEWHIFKACMDKRTTKLPTRNYSEGKSKGAIAYVSNCMSMQYNRLSLMKMLKSYIPVDIYGGCGKPDPCRGHSDPGQCSRDLHKQYHFYLSFENSLCEDYISEKFWDRLSEATYMLPVAMGGLTVHEYSEQAPNQSFLHVRNFTSIESLGKYLHILMKNPESYNAYHRWREEWDVYKRPIYTRFPSCDLCRIANEQPYMPSDPNLSTKYNDPSLCKNYEPL
- the LOC137399841 gene encoding glycoprotein 3-alpha-L-fucosyltransferase A-like isoform X3, with amino-acid sequence MSKAARKKEVKGYTEVKYENDLFHGRCYNFPKTKRVTHPLSASEIAQSLGRHFDISKRTLQDITEAVQMNLVSINKSDIDNIKVVLGYHGYEHTPHYTWYNFSHCEYTNCIPLNPHRSIEHPMAPDNVAKAASIILFNLVEMYHGDTLLKIPRRTDQYFGVTSLESTGYSFNLMPPTLNGLMNFTATYSRRSTVPEWHIFKACMDKRTTKLPTRNYSEGKSKGAIAYVSNCMSMQYNRLSLMKMLKSYIPVDIYGGCGKPDPCRGHSDPGQCSRDLHKQYHFYLSFENSLCEDYISEKFWDRLSEATYMLPVAMGGLTVHEYSEQAPNQSFLHVRNFTSIESLGKYLHILMKNPESYNAYHRWREEWDVYKRPIYTRFPSCDLCRIANEQPYMPSDPNLSTKYNDPSLCKNYEPL